Within the Vigna angularis cultivar LongXiaoDou No.4 chromosome 10, ASM1680809v1, whole genome shotgun sequence genome, the region ACCGGTTGAAATGCCTGGTTTGGACAGGTGGAGAAGCCTGCGAAATTCACACCAAAGAGTTACATATATCAATGATCTATGTGAAGCTGCAAAGCTCCGAtacgcaaaaaaaaaatggcGTTTTCGCGTCGCATCTGAAGCGCATGGCGGATACGAATACATGACAGAGGCGTGTATGGCTGATAGGTTTCTTGGTGACAAGAAACCAAGACTCTCCTCTGTTTTGATGACAGAACAAACAACATACACTTACAGCAGAAAGACCTGGTATTGTTATGTGGGTATTACAGAAAATGTTCAAAAGCATCCAAGGGAACAATCTCCCTTCTCACAGGTACAAACCTATCCACTACAAAGATACAAAATAACGTGTCTGTCCCAGACACCCGCTCCCCCTTAAAAAGGCAAACCTTCTAAGGAAACTCCAACTGCCTAATCATTTCCCCCAAACCCTCCTTAACAGTtattctttgttattttttccCTTCCTTTTCTCACGTAAACTTTCATAGTTCTATCAATGACACTGTCCGATATAGACTGTTGGGCCAGACTCGGCCATGCTCTCGGACACGCCGGAGATGACGCAGTCTATTCCTTGACATGCTGGAGAGATCATCCAGGACACGCGTAgcaagtttaataaaaaaagaataaggaAATCAGAAACAAAATGGAGTACCACTTGACTGAGAGCTTTGCAAGCGGGGTCCCACTCTTGtcctatatttttttcaatttaccCATATCCCCGTATTTGTGCTTCATAGATGTGAAGGAAGATAATAAATGTATGGTATTATTCTGCAGACTCTCAAGGTTGAAAAACCACTTAAATGGATAACcgttaactaattctaatatgaTGGTACGACCTTAGACAATCAGGACCTAAAAATATCAACCAAGCATGAAAAGTTACTAAAATTAACAATGCAGTAAGTCTGCTAGTTACTAGTAGCAGCTCCAGCCTCTTGGTGTGTAAAATATTTGCAATTGGTATAGAAAATTGGGCAATTGAGAAAAGAGATTCTTACGGTGCAAGGTATTCACAGAAGGATGATACAGCAGCAGCAACTTCAGTGTAGGTTTCAGCAACTGCAGGTGCTGTTACTTCGACCATTTGTATACCAGGTGTTACTGGCACCGCCTCGTCAGTTGCATGCAACTTCAGCATTTTATTGATTGATGAAACTGTTACAGTGATTTGTGCACCCCGGTAGAAATTGAAGGAAAATCCCACCCTCAGAAGCTCATGATCTAATTTGTAACCCAGTGTATAAAACAAACGAAGAACATTTTTGCTTGTTTTGCTTTCCACCATTGACCTAACCAGAACAGAAATTTGCTCTGCACCTGCACCCCTCATTGCACCACCTACATGTCTAACAGTCCTGAACAAGccatcaataaatcacatattAAATAGGTACttgattatgaaaaataaaatctaacaaAGTTTTGAAAGTAAAGATATATGGTTTACCACGAAGGTTCAGCTTGCTCTAGGTCACACAGGAGTCGAACTTCTGAGGTTACACTGCCTAAAAACAAAGCCCATAAAATCATGATTAATGGAAAAAAGATCAAAATATGCTATACTAAAAAACTGGATATATACACAAATAATTGAAAAGTACACAAAAATATTGAGGGAATCatataaaaagttgaaaatatttcATCTCTATTCGTGAAGATACAATACAGAGAAAACCTCATCTTGGATAAGCATAAATTTCTCCAAAGAACAGAGTAAAACAACACCATGAAATCTAAAACTGAAGCCAGTACAAAAGAGCATCATGGGTCAAAAAAGGAGCAAGAAGCATGCCATTTAGATGGTAGTCCAGTGCAAATGCTTAAGGGTGCACTTGATGCACACTAAAAAACAGTTCATGAGAAACAACTCAGTTAAAGCAAAGTCAAATCCAAGTGTTCTGCTTTGTCTGCTATTAAGTGGCCAATACAACATAAGCAGTTCCAGACACGGAGTAAGAGTCCATGCTTGGTACAAGATTGATTGGGCTTGATGATTGTTCTCCTTCATGAGGTTTAGCCAAATTGAGGccttcttttaaaatatttttggaaatttgTATAGTTCTTCATTTGTTAGCAAATCGAAAGCACTCTAAATGAAATTATCACTGCATATACTGAAACAAACATTTAATAGAGATTACACATTATGTGGTTGTAGACAgcactaaaaaatattaagtcgTTCCATTTTACAATGGCCAGAAGCTAATCATATATGGTATTCTGGATTATTCATTGCAGACTTCCAAAGTATTCTAGGTATTTCTTCATAATTTGAAGtaattttccaaaattgcatTTGGAGAAGGCTTAGGAGGGAGTAAATTGGGAAAGGTTCTGGTGGAGCTGGGTGAAGGATGGTGCTTTTATGTTGCTGTTACGAAATAGAATTCTCTCTATTCTCAGAACTATTCATCTCATATGCACTTTTAACCGCTCAGGGGCTTGCTTCTTAGACATATAGCAATTGAAGGCTTTCTTGTAAGGACATACATATCCCTGTCTTCTAATGCAAGTTATTTCGTGCTAGTTTTCCCAGGATATTATTTCCCTCTTAGTAATAAATATACTttcataacaataaaaaatgaaaatattggccaaaaaatatcaaattattgaaataaaacacTCACCCAGATGGGGACCACTCTTGAGACATATTTCATGTATCCTCAATCGTTCTCTCTGAACACCACATAGTCCTTGAAGAAGAATCTCCAAAGCCTCAACATGCTGtgaagaataataaaatattaaaagccaAGGTTGTCATAGACAGTCTTTCAACATGAAAGTTTCCTTCTGGAAAAATCTAATACTAACAGAACATATCTTGATTatctaaaagaataattatGGATAGAGAACAGAAAGAATgtttacattattatttctGTTCAAGAAAAATTGTGATTCTATTGACTTTCATCAAATAATGAGTGCAAAAGTGGGTTCATGTTTGACAAataatcatttgttttttccCAAGTTGTCTGTGACAAATACGAGTGATTATTTCTTccaattaagaaagaaaaacagagttAGAATGGTTTCCATGAGACAACCTGTCTTTCAAGTGTagattcaaataaataattataataaagtaGGACAATATACCATCATGCATACCCAAGCTATTAGAAAATAGTGTTACTTTCTATAACAACAATAGCTTCTTCACACACAGGGGATCaacttattttagaaaatatagatTCACAGGAAAATATAGATTTGTGCGTACAATGAGAATACTCAGTGTCAACATATTATTGTAAACAGATATCAGAATTTTTTTGAACATTTTAGTAGAAGTGAAAATGATCAGTTtggaattttaatatttgaaaactttGTGAGAACAATGGTCTTATTCTCATATAATAAGCTTATTGTATTCAATTATTAGAGTGATATTTGAATACTGATGAAATAATCAAACACCTTTTCTCATTGCAAGCAACTGTTGAAAGATAATCTTTTTATTATGTGATTGAAAACTGATTCTATAGAGCTTGGAACAGGTCATTAATTGCATCTCACTATGATATATTCAGACAATTTGAACAATTGATTCTGTACatcaaattctcaaaaagatGACAGCTTAAAagaagtttcaatttttaaatgattaaccCTTTATCAACCATGATAGAAATGCATAGACAaaagtagagctgtcaaaacggataACCCGGCTCGATCCGgtccggctcaccacgggttagtcacttagtgagtcaacccaacccggctcacttattagcgagctgaaaaaatttgaatccaGCCCGACCCGCCACGAGTTGGTAGGTTAAACAGGTTGACTCattgactcatttaattatatattttttttaaaataaaaaaattacaattttttaattcaaatctaaataaatgtcacactaaaatgatgttacactccaaagacaattcaaaataaaaaaaagtatcacaGAATCCAAActtaatccaaaaacatgtacaaaaggcgaacaaataagtttttaataatgataatttttgtatcacttatccaattataatattagaattttgaatagataaatctataatatttgtctctcttgaaacatcttctttatcaccatctacaatataataaaaaaatgatactcataatattgaaacacaaaataataagtaattaaattaaattagatgggttggtgagcctaaaaaaaaattacatttttttcaaacccaagccggttcaaacccgtggtgagccgggttgtctcgcgggttacaacccattttgacagcaatAAGCAAAAGGTAATTAAGGTTTGGTGAATATAAACAGTagaatttttttagttaaacctttaactcatattttaaataatttagaagtTAAGGACACAATGAATTTCCAGATTTTCCACAGTGAATTTCTCATTCACATAAACACACAAGCATTCTAGAGATAACTTTAACCATGCAGATAATGTTGACTTTAACCCTACGAAAGTGACTCTTTTGACCGATAAATCATTCTTGTGATTATTTAGTAACTAAATTTGTTTAGCCTTTGCACTTAACTTTTttcctttgtattttttatttgagaaagGTAGTGGCTACTCAATCCTTTTCCTGACTGTCTGGTGCCTTGAGCATTCCGTTAATTTATCATTATCCTACCTTGGTGGCAGAATTCAACACTAAATACATGCAACACACCAGCGATCAAGATCAGGATTCTAAAAATGGAGATTGTCATTAACATGAAACAGACTTATAATAACTCACATCAAGAGACCATGGCTAAACCAGATAAATTCAATTCAACAATACTTCCCCatactcaaaaaaaaaaagccagttccaattaacaattcaaataaaacataaactGACCTGTGTCTCTATAATTCCCTGAACCACACATTCCATATTCGCTAAGCTCACCTGCATTATTACACAAAAGATATGCGTATTATGGAAGTCAAAATTGCCTTTCAAAACGAAAGATCTTACGTTTTGTGCATACTGTGAAGCAAAAGATCACAGACAAGTGTTTTGTGCACTTACATGTatctattttgtaattttgattttagttttactGGAACACTGTAATAACGAAGAGTGAAGAATGAAAGGAAAGCAGCGAAAACCTAAAACTCAAATCATAAAAACTTTGAAAACTAATGCACATAAAGAAACAAATGGGGAATAAGAGGTTAATTGACCTGCTTAGTTTCTACTGAGATGAAAACGATGAAAATCTAAGTCCTCTTAGGTGTTGTCAATTGTCAAAACGCTGATCGAGGTTCTTCAATCTTCAGAAATAGCAATCTCTGCTTTTACAAGTAAAAGGGGAAAATCAGAAGAAAGCGAAGGAAAGAAACGATGAAACATTTCACTCCTTGAGCACCGCGAGTTTATGAATTTCTCAGCACTATGATACGACGTCGTAGAATGTCCTTTTCTTAAAtccaacattttttttgttgtttttcctcggacaaattcaatttttgtttctaaattttttttaaataaattagtttta harbors:
- the LOC108335109 gene encoding mediator of RNA polymerase II transcription subunit 18, which translates into the protein MECVVQGIIETQHVEALEILLQGLCGVQRERLRIHEICLKSGPHLGSVTSEVRLLCDLEQAEPSWTVRHVGGAMRGAGAEQISVLVRSMVESKTSKNVLRLFYTLGYKLDHELLRVGFSFNFYRGAQITVTVSSINKMLKLHATDEAVPVTPGIQMVEVTAPAVAETYTEVAAAVSSFCEYLAPLLHLSKPGISTGVVPTAAAAAASLMSDGGGTTL